The Thermodesulfobacteriota bacterium sequence GCTGAATTTGGCCTTTGGCGCAGAATTACGTAAAATCTAAGGGGGAAAGATATGACAAAAAAAGAACTAGCAGATGTAATACACGTAAAGATAGGACTTTCAAGGCGTGAATCGGCTGAGATTGTTGAGTTTTTCTTTCAGACGGTTAAAGAAAAACTTGCTAATGGCGAAGGAATTAAAATTCCCGGCTTTGGAAGTTTCAGGCTTCAAAAAAGGAAGGCGAGAAAGGGAAGAAATCCAGCCACTGGTGGCGCGATCGTAATATCTGATAGGACAGTCG is a genomic window containing:
- a CDS encoding integration host factor subunit alpha, which encodes MTKKELADVIHVKIGLSRRESAEIVEFFFQTVKEKLANGEGIKIPGFGSFRLQKRKARKGRNPATGGAIVISDRTVVTFKPSRFLRDSINEVHVSE